In Babesia microti strain RI chromosome IV, complete genome, the sequence ATGAAACTGTATTTCTACACTATCCACTTGTGGATTTTGCATAGGAGATTGATTCAAATTCGTCCATATGGTCAGATCATAGACTCTGAGCTTTTTGATATATGTTGGGACATTGTAACAAAGTGGATCATCAAGAAACAGGTACATAGTGCATGATTTAGGGGAAATCTCATTTAGTGAAGGAGTTACAGcatgtaaaaaatataatacaattattcTGTTTCGACCTAGATCTTGCGTCACAATTTAATAGTATGATTCCCACAAAAATAGCACAAACTCTTTACAAGTAACACAACAATCACGCAGATACATGTACATAGATCACGGAGTCGACAAACTTGCAATGATTAAGCTTGTAAAATACATTATCCgacaatttttacacatacaaaatttggaaaCTGAACATTTTATGGAGGCAAGATTTCATTGGTACACAAATAGTCACTTAGGGCCAATTACGACGAGGTTTATCAACATACAAAAGTGTTTGGCCAAGCAACTCCATCTATCCTTAAATATGATGGTACGAGAGAATTGATTTAGGCTATACCCCAGATACCAGTCATATAGTTGCTAAGCAATTGTCAagtaattataatataataccAAACGATACAGCGGATAGTTAAAGAGTGGTTAAAACTCCACGTGCCCTGGATATCGTGGAAAAAGGATTACATCTCTTATATTATCCACCCCAGTCACCATCATTACCAATCGCTCAAACCCTAGCCCAAACCCGGCATGTGGGACTGTACCATAGGACCTAAGCTCGTTATACCACCAGTAAGGTTT encodes:
- a CDS encoding conserved Plasmodium protein, unknown function (overlaps_old_locusTagID:BBM_III08095;~overlaps_old_locusTagID:BBM_III08100), which produces MPRILQILPHIKRINSCSFAIRYIRTSQSNNTQPIGLGVTNVTDVTSANKIVIPEWLVDEEKSTDFSLKILEDNALYISKAESSKFLVPKPKSDSLTITYWIYNTLIKSKRIKHVAITMNILSLAQIENQSLLNSLNIGPGFNMKLYFYTIHLWILHRRLIQIRPYGQIIDSELFDICWDIVTKWIIKKQGKSHLVKELQHVKNIIQLFCFDLDLASQFNSMIPTKIAQTLYKYMYIDHGVDKLAMIKLVKYIIRQFLHIQNLETEHFMEARFHWANYDEVYQHTKVFGQATPSILKYDGYTPDTSHIVAKQLSSNYNIIPNDTADS